Proteins encoded by one window of Mycolicibacterium sp. ND9-15:
- a CDS encoding glutamine synthetase family protein — MAAKPLAAAAIAQLEADGVATLIGTVVNPAGLIHAKTVPLRRMGAFADPGLGASPVWHAFAIDQTGIVFGDAITPVGDERVRIDLGALRILGDGLAWAPGSFFHQDGSPDPYCSRGALARVQDRLSDAGIDTVVGHELEFVLVGPDGGRLPSHLWAQYGLAGVLEFEGFVRDVTNAATGSGVALEQIHPEYGRNQFEISLAPLPPVAAVDAVVLMRIIVGRVARQYGMRASMSPVPFAGGAGSGAHQHFSMKRGDTPLFSDGTGVNGMTPEGESAVAGLVAGLPDAHGVLAGSVLSGQRLQPGNWAGAYVCWGTENREAAVRFLRGGASNPYGANIEVKIADPSANPYFAAAAILGLALDGIERALTLPAEVTVDPATLTEAQRQQAGIVLLPEKQADALDVLDRSSLMRGILGDAAVDSVVAVRRYEHDNFGALSHEEVADKFRLAWSV, encoded by the coding sequence ATGGCCGCTAAACCGCTCGCCGCCGCGGCGATCGCGCAACTCGAGGCCGACGGGGTTGCCACCCTCATCGGCACGGTGGTCAACCCTGCCGGGTTGATACACGCCAAGACGGTTCCGCTTCGTCGGATGGGCGCGTTCGCCGATCCCGGGCTCGGCGCCAGCCCGGTATGGCACGCGTTCGCAATAGACCAGACCGGCATCGTGTTCGGCGATGCGATCACCCCCGTCGGTGACGAACGGGTACGCATCGATTTGGGCGCACTACGCATCCTGGGCGACGGATTGGCTTGGGCGCCGGGGTCTTTCTTCCACCAGGACGGCTCCCCAGACCCGTACTGCAGCCGGGGTGCGCTCGCCCGGGTGCAGGATCGGTTGTCGGACGCGGGGATCGACACTGTCGTGGGCCATGAACTGGAGTTCGTGCTGGTCGGCCCCGACGGTGGCCGCCTGCCGTCACACCTCTGGGCGCAGTACGGCCTGGCGGGTGTGCTGGAGTTCGAGGGTTTCGTGCGTGACGTCACCAACGCCGCCACCGGTTCGGGCGTCGCATTAGAACAAATCCACCCCGAATACGGGCGCAATCAGTTCGAGATCTCGCTGGCGCCGTTGCCGCCCGTCGCAGCGGTTGACGCGGTGGTGTTGATGCGCATCATCGTGGGGCGGGTCGCGCGGCAGTACGGCATGCGCGCGAGCATGTCGCCGGTGCCGTTCGCCGGTGGGGCCGGATCGGGTGCACATCAACATTTCTCGATGAAGCGCGGGGACACCCCGCTGTTTTCCGACGGCACCGGTGTCAACGGGATGACGCCAGAGGGCGAGTCGGCGGTCGCCGGCCTGGTAGCCGGTCTGCCCGATGCGCACGGCGTGCTGGCCGGTTCGGTGCTGTCGGGACAGCGTCTGCAGCCGGGGAACTGGGCGGGCGCCTACGTCTGCTGGGGTACCGAGAATCGCGAAGCCGCAGTGCGTTTCCTGCGCGGCGGGGCGAGCAATCCGTACGGCGCCAACATCGAGGTCAAGATCGCCGACCCGTCGGCCAACCCGTACTTCGCGGCGGCCGCGATCCTGGGGCTTGCGCTCGACGGGATCGAACGCGCGCTGACGCTGCCTGCCGAGGTCACCGTCGATCCGGCCACGTTGACCGAGGCGCAACGACAGCAGGCGGGCATCGTGCTGCTGCCCGAGAAGCAGGCCGACGCACTCGACGTGCTGGACCGATCGTCGTTGATGCGGGGGATTCTCGGCGACGCGGCCGTGGATTCCGTGGTTGCGGTGCGTCGCTACGAACACGACAACTTCGGTGCGCTGAGCCACGAAGAGGTTGCCGACAAGTTCCGGCTGGCCTGGAGCGTATGA
- a CDS encoding carboxymuconolactone decarboxylase family protein — protein MSRIGDFADDDAAAWVTKSPDIGVAMVGFTNAVYTKNRLPMRVRELARMVIALDNECVVCQNTRDSEGLAAGVDEDLYDHAAQWRTWPGYSAQERIAAEFAERFASDHTGLRDDEDFWRRCREQFSDELLADLALSCAMWLGMGRMLRTLDIGQSCKITL, from the coding sequence ATGAGCCGAATTGGGGATTTCGCCGACGACGACGCCGCCGCCTGGGTGACGAAGTCGCCGGATATCGGCGTCGCCATGGTCGGCTTCACCAATGCGGTCTACACGAAGAACCGGTTACCGATGCGGGTCCGTGAACTGGCGCGAATGGTGATCGCGTTGGACAACGAATGCGTGGTGTGTCAGAACACCCGCGACTCCGAAGGTCTCGCCGCGGGTGTCGACGAGGACCTTTACGACCATGCCGCCCAATGGCGCACGTGGCCCGGATACAGCGCGCAGGAACGGATCGCCGCCGAGTTCGCCGAGCGCTTCGCCAGCGACCACACCGGCCTGCGCGACGACGAAGACTTCTGGCGGCGCTGCCGCGAACAGTTCTCCGATGAATTGCTCGCCGATCTCGCGTTGTCGTGTGCGATGTGGCTCGGCATGGGTCGCATGCTACGCACGCTCGACATCGGTCAAAGCTGCAAGATCACGCTGTGA
- a CDS encoding TetR/AcrR family transcriptional regulator gives MNSVSRRGRRPGKPDTRTQILDVARKRFLGGGYQAVTMRAVAAEAGVDLALVSYYFGSKKGLLGAALALAVNPADILGRAAEGDTALFPQRALRSLLRLWEDPESGAPLRALIAGAAHDAVVANLVKEMIEVELIDLIAERIGGANARKRAAAFCAQLAGLIVTRYILRLEPIASMRSDELIRLYSPPLRLALRT, from the coding sequence ATGAATTCTGTTTCCCGTCGGGGCCGCAGGCCGGGCAAGCCGGACACTCGCACGCAGATCCTCGACGTCGCCCGAAAGCGCTTCCTCGGGGGCGGATATCAGGCGGTCACGATGCGAGCAGTCGCAGCGGAGGCCGGCGTTGACCTTGCGCTGGTCAGCTACTACTTCGGTTCGAAGAAGGGCCTGTTGGGCGCTGCCCTCGCGCTGGCCGTCAACCCGGCCGACATCCTCGGTCGTGCCGCCGAGGGCGACACCGCACTGTTTCCCCAACGCGCCCTGCGCTCCCTACTCCGACTTTGGGAGGACCCCGAGAGTGGCGCGCCGCTGCGCGCGTTGATCGCCGGCGCCGCCCATGACGCGGTGGTGGCGAACCTGGTCAAAGAGATGATCGAGGTCGAACTCATCGACCTGATCGCGGAGCGGATTGGCGGGGCGAACGCCCGTAAACGCGCCGCAGCGTTCTGCGCCCAGCTGGCCGGCTTGATCGTAACCCGCTACATCCTGCGCCTCGAACCGATTGCCTCTATGCGCTCTGATGAATTAATCCGGCTCTACAGCCCGCCGTTACGACTGGCACTCAGGACCTGA
- a CDS encoding MmpS family transport accessory protein, whose amino-acid sequence MLLVAVIVVAVSGYSVYRLQGILGSHSNASPGDGISNEIVPFNPKHVTLEVFGSQGAVATINYLDGNSEPRQVHDATLPWAFTITTTQPAVFANVVAQGDSDFIGCRITVNGVVKDERAVNNVNAYTFCVDKSS is encoded by the coding sequence ATGCTGCTGGTCGCGGTCATAGTGGTTGCGGTCTCGGGGTACAGCGTGTATCGGCTCCAGGGGATTTTGGGAAGTCACAGCAACGCTTCGCCTGGCGACGGCATCTCGAATGAGATCGTTCCGTTCAACCCTAAACACGTAACCCTTGAGGTTTTCGGCTCCCAAGGGGCGGTGGCGACCATCAACTACCTGGACGGCAACAGCGAACCGCGCCAGGTCCACGATGCCACCCTTCCGTGGGCCTTCACGATTACGACGACTCAGCCGGCCGTCTTCGCGAACGTGGTGGCGCAGGGCGACAGCGACTTCATCGGCTGCCGCATCACCGTCAACGGTGTCGTCAAAGACGAGAGGGCCGTCAACAACGTCAACGCCTATACCTTCTGCGTGGACAAGTCCTCGTGA
- a CDS encoding MMPL/RND family transporter — protein sequence MSDEQDSRTSLSGTIRRLAVPILLFWVGLAAVTNVAVPRLEEVAKERNVSLTPADAPSLQAMKRMGKVFHEFDSDSAAMVVLEGDEPLGEDAHRYHDTLVQKLAEDTKHVENVQNFWGDPLTAAGVQSADGKAAYVQIYLAGNQGEALANESVDAVRDIVANTLPPSGVHAYVTGAGPLLADQFGAGSKGTVKVTLITLAVIAVMLFFVYRSVATMFLVLLTVFAQLLAARGVIAFLADSGIIGLSVYATNLLTLLVIAAGTDYAIFFIGRYQEARGVGEDRPAAFHTMFRGTAHVVLGSGLTIAGAVYCLSFTRLPYFHSLGAPVTIAVLVALAAALTLIPAVVTVGGRLGLLEPKRTMRTRGWRRVGTAIVRWPGPILAVTGAVALVGLLALPGYETSYDVRHYIPASAPANVGYAAAERHFPSARLNPDLLMIEADHDMRNPADMLVLDRVAREVFRLPGIAQVQSITRPLGTPIDHASIPFQISMQNTGQIMNLTYQQDRADDMLKQADEMVKSIDVLKRQYALQQEMAAATNDQVASFDEVTATLTELRDNMANVDDFLRPIRNYFYWEQHCFNIPSCAAARSAFEALDGIDKLSGQMESFKESLDRLNAVQPQLVELIPGQIAGQETNHELLLSNYSTMSGIYDQMAEMTENSTAMGQAFDAAKIDDFFYLPPEAFGNPDFQRGLKMFLSPDGKAARMIITHEGDPATPQGIGHIVPIRNVVSTALKGTSLQGSEISLAGTAATYKDIQDGAKYDLIIAVIAALSLILLIMMFVTRSLVAAIVIVGTVTLSLGASFGLSVLVWQHVFGIQLYWIVLALAIIVLLGVGSDYNLLLISRFKEEIGAGVKTGMIRTMAGTGSVVTSAGLVFAATMSSFVFSDLRVLGQIGTTIGLGLLFDTLIVRAFMTPSIAVVLGRWFWWPQRVRPSPASQMLRPYGPRRVVRALLGRPGTADTS from the coding sequence GTGAGCGACGAGCAGGACTCTCGAACCTCCCTTTCGGGGACGATCCGCCGGCTGGCGGTGCCGATCCTCTTGTTCTGGGTGGGCCTGGCTGCAGTGACCAACGTGGCCGTGCCGCGATTGGAAGAGGTCGCAAAGGAACGCAACGTGTCTTTGACCCCAGCGGATGCGCCGTCGCTGCAGGCGATGAAGCGCATGGGCAAGGTGTTCCACGAGTTCGATTCCGACAGTGCGGCCATGGTCGTGCTGGAAGGCGACGAGCCGCTCGGCGAGGACGCGCACCGCTACCACGACACGTTGGTTCAGAAGCTGGCCGAGGACACCAAGCATGTAGAAAACGTCCAGAACTTCTGGGGAGACCCGCTGACGGCCGCAGGCGTCCAGAGCGCCGACGGGAAGGCCGCGTATGTCCAGATCTATCTGGCCGGCAATCAAGGCGAGGCCTTGGCAAATGAGTCCGTCGATGCTGTCCGTGACATCGTGGCAAATACGCTGCCGCCGAGCGGAGTCCACGCCTATGTCACCGGCGCGGGGCCCCTGCTCGCGGATCAGTTCGGCGCGGGCAGCAAAGGCACCGTGAAAGTCACGTTGATCACCCTTGCGGTGATCGCGGTGATGTTGTTCTTTGTCTATCGTTCCGTCGCCACCATGTTTCTGGTGCTGTTGACGGTTTTTGCGCAGTTGCTTGCAGCGCGGGGGGTCATCGCGTTTCTGGCCGACTCCGGGATCATCGGGCTTTCGGTGTACGCGACGAATCTGCTCACATTGCTTGTCATTGCAGCCGGGACCGATTACGCGATATTTTTCATCGGCCGCTATCAGGAAGCTCGTGGGGTCGGCGAGGATCGACCGGCGGCCTTCCACACGATGTTTCGCGGCACCGCGCACGTCGTTCTGGGCTCCGGTTTGACCATTGCCGGAGCGGTGTACTGCCTCAGCTTCACCCGGCTGCCCTACTTTCACAGTCTCGGCGCTCCCGTCACGATCGCTGTCCTGGTTGCGTTGGCGGCTGCGCTCACGCTGATCCCGGCGGTGGTTACCGTGGGTGGTCGGTTGGGTCTTCTCGAACCGAAACGCACGATGCGCACGCGTGGGTGGCGGCGGGTGGGCACGGCCATTGTCCGCTGGCCGGGGCCCATCTTGGCGGTGACCGGTGCGGTTGCCCTCGTCGGCTTGCTGGCCTTGCCGGGGTATGAGACGAGTTACGATGTGCGCCATTACATCCCGGCCAGTGCTCCGGCGAATGTCGGTTATGCCGCTGCGGAGCGCCATTTTCCCTCGGCCCGGCTGAACCCCGACTTGCTGATGATCGAGGCCGACCACGATATGCGCAATCCGGCCGACATGCTTGTCTTGGACAGGGTTGCCAGGGAGGTGTTTCGCCTTCCCGGTATCGCCCAGGTACAGTCCATCACCCGGCCACTGGGGACGCCGATTGACCACGCCTCGATTCCTTTTCAGATCAGCATGCAAAACACCGGACAGATCATGAACCTCACCTATCAGCAAGACCGCGCCGACGACATGCTGAAGCAGGCCGACGAGATGGTGAAATCGATCGACGTCTTGAAGCGTCAATATGCTCTTCAGCAGGAAATGGCCGCTGCGACGAATGACCAGGTGGCAAGCTTCGACGAAGTGACTGCCACATTGACCGAACTCCGAGACAACATGGCGAACGTCGACGATTTTCTAAGACCAATTCGTAATTACTTCTATTGGGAACAGCATTGTTTCAACATCCCGTCCTGCGCAGCAGCGAGGTCCGCTTTCGAGGCGCTCGACGGGATCGACAAGCTCAGCGGGCAGATGGAAAGTTTCAAGGAAAGCTTGGACAGGTTGAATGCGGTCCAACCGCAACTGGTGGAATTGATACCGGGCCAGATCGCCGGCCAAGAGACCAATCATGAACTGCTGCTGTCCAACTACTCCACGATGTCGGGGATCTACGATCAGATGGCGGAAATGACCGAAAACTCCACCGCGATGGGACAAGCTTTCGATGCCGCCAAGATCGATGACTTCTTTTATCTACCGCCGGAAGCCTTCGGCAATCCCGATTTTCAGCGCGGGTTGAAGATGTTTCTGTCGCCGGACGGCAAGGCGGCCCGCATGATCATCACTCATGAGGGTGACCCTGCGACTCCGCAGGGCATCGGGCATATCGTCCCCATCAGGAACGTGGTGTCTACGGCTTTGAAGGGCACCTCCTTACAGGGTTCGGAGATCTCCCTCGCGGGCACCGCCGCGACATACAAAGATATCCAGGACGGCGCCAAATATGATCTGATCATTGCCGTCATCGCCGCACTGAGTCTCATTTTGCTCATCATGATGTTCGTCACGCGCAGCCTGGTCGCCGCGATCGTCATCGTGGGCACGGTGACGCTTTCGTTGGGTGCCTCTTTCGGACTGTCGGTGCTGGTTTGGCAGCATGTTTTCGGCATCCAGTTGTATTGGATCGTGCTCGCGCTCGCCATTATTGTGCTCCTGGGCGTCGGGTCGGACTACAATTTATTGTTGATTTCCCGATTCAAAGAGGAGATCGGCGCCGGGGTCAAAACCGGGATGATTCGTACGATGGCCGGCACCGGCTCGGTGGTGACATCGGCCGGTCTCGTTTTCGCCGCGACTATGTCTTCGTTCGTATTCAGTGATTTGCGCGTACTCGGTCAGATCGGGACCACCATCGGCCTTGGCCTGCTGTTCGACACCCTGATCGTGCGCGCATTCATGACTCCGTCAATCGCGGTCGTTCTCGGACGCTGGTTCTGGTGGCCGCAACGCGTCCGCCCGAGTCCCGCGAGCCAGATGCTTCGACCCTACGGGCCACGCCGGGTCGTCCGTGCATTGTTGGGGCGTCCCGGCACGGCAGACACTTCGTAG
- a CDS encoding WGxxGxxG family protein, with protein MQKPLVIGATTLTLLFGGAGIASADTVEAPATTTTTLAQDQHANDDSGDNGLWGLAGLLGLLGLAGLKRRKDADYPSNRGGGTITNNPRA; from the coding sequence ATGCAGAAGCCACTTGTCATCGGAGCCACTACTCTGACCCTGTTGTTCGGCGGTGCCGGTATCGCCAGCGCGGATACGGTCGAAGCGCCCGCGACCACCACGACAACGCTCGCCCAGGACCAACACGCCAACGACGACAGCGGCGACAACGGCCTGTGGGGCCTGGCGGGACTGCTGGGTCTGCTCGGACTGGCGGGGCTGAAACGTCGCAAGGACGCCGATTACCCGTCGAATCGCGGCGGCGGCACCATCACGAACAACCCTCGCGCATAA
- the bfr gene encoding bacterioferritin has protein sequence MQGDPDVLKLLNEQLTSELTAINQYFLHSKMQANWGFTELAEYTRKESFDEMNHAEDITNRILMLDGLPNYQRLFSLRIGQTLREQFEADLAIEYEVLERLRPGIIMCREKGDATSATLLEKILNSEEEHIDYLETQLQLMDKLGDELYAAQCVSRPPTSL, from the coding sequence ATGCAAGGCGATCCGGACGTCCTCAAACTGCTGAACGAGCAGTTGACAAGCGAACTCACCGCCATCAACCAGTATTTCCTGCATTCGAAGATGCAGGCGAATTGGGGCTTTACCGAACTGGCCGAATACACGCGTAAAGAGTCCTTCGACGAAATGAATCATGCGGAGGACATCACCAACCGCATCCTTATGCTCGACGGGCTTCCGAACTACCAGCGACTGTTCTCGCTGCGCATCGGTCAGACCCTGCGTGAGCAGTTCGAGGCCGACCTGGCGATCGAGTACGAAGTGCTGGAGCGCCTCCGCCCGGGCATCATCATGTGCCGCGAGAAGGGTGACGCGACCTCGGCGACGCTGCTGGAGAAGATCCTCAACAGCGAAGAAGAGCACATCGATTACCTCGAGACGCAACTGCAGCTGATGGACAAGCTCGGCGATGAGCTCTACGCGGCGCAGTGCGTGTCGCGCCCACCGACCTCGCTGTAA
- a CDS encoding fatty-acid--CoA ligase: MGEYDLHSLILACDFRVADVERMWKWLKKRRENLHSIGAHHVVLYESIWEPNRVLVTIGIRNARSIRDVLRSSAVFEWFDIAGVDDIPPIFGGEVVEKIDLYAPSPADRVGRVVVGVMSSVEDVSALMVKVHDGIGRFKRSGVRKIWVYRALDDGQEVMILQEIEDEAAAKHWVDHPDAAAEWMSNVGLGPYPTQFVGRFAHLMAVAEQG, translated from the coding sequence ATGGGTGAGTACGATCTCCACTCATTGATTCTCGCGTGCGATTTTCGAGTTGCCGACGTCGAGCGAATGTGGAAATGGCTCAAGAAGCGTCGCGAAAACCTGCACTCGATCGGCGCCCATCATGTCGTCCTATATGAGTCGATTTGGGAGCCGAATCGCGTCCTCGTGACAATTGGAATTAGAAACGCCCGGTCAATCCGCGACGTCCTGCGATCATCCGCGGTATTCGAGTGGTTCGACATCGCCGGGGTCGACGACATCCCACCGATCTTCGGGGGTGAAGTGGTCGAGAAGATCGACCTGTACGCGCCCTCCCCCGCGGATCGCGTGGGCCGCGTGGTGGTGGGCGTCATGTCGTCGGTCGAGGACGTGTCGGCGCTGATGGTCAAGGTTCACGACGGCATCGGGCGCTTCAAGCGCAGCGGGGTGCGCAAGATCTGGGTGTACCGCGCCCTCGACGACGGGCAGGAAGTGATGATCCTGCAGGAGATCGAGGACGAAGCCGCCGCGAAGCACTGGGTCGATCACCCGGATGCGGCAGCGGAGTGGATGTCCAACGTGGGATTGGGCCCCTACCCGACTCAGTTCGTCGGCCGGTTCGCCCATCTGATGGCCGTGGCCGAGCAGGGTTGA
- a CDS encoding (2Fe-2S)-binding protein — protein sequence MFVCLCTGTTSHDVTECVSNGARTSKQIAEACGAGGDCGRCRRTLRAIIAAHADVEEATPKAVNH from the coding sequence ATGTTTGTCTGCCTGTGCACCGGAACCACGAGCCACGACGTCACCGAATGCGTGTCCAACGGGGCACGGACGTCGAAGCAGATCGCCGAGGCCTGCGGTGCGGGTGGCGATTGCGGCAGGTGCCGGCGCACTCTGCGGGCGATCATCGCCGCACACGCCGATGTCGAAGAGGCGACGCCCAAAGCGGTTAATCACTAA
- a CDS encoding enoyl-CoA hydratase/isomerase family protein: MAETTLQIADDNRVRTLTLNRPEVLNAFNEEMYLATAVALQEAAADPEVAVVVLTGEGRAFSAGNDLNEMHRRITDPAFNERGSHFTTMIDALADFPKPLICAVNGVGVGIGATILGYSDLVFMSAAARLKTPFTSLGVAPEAASSYLLPRLMGRQNAAWLLMSSEWVDAPEAHRMGLAWKVCPPEELLSEARRHAEVLASRPIPSLMAVKQTIVAPTRDGIAAATARENEHFAVLMGAAANATALADFTGRRGESSGG, from the coding sequence GTGGCTGAAACGACCCTGCAGATCGCCGATGACAACCGGGTCCGCACGCTGACCCTGAACCGGCCCGAGGTGCTCAACGCGTTCAACGAGGAGATGTACCTCGCGACAGCGGTCGCCCTCCAGGAAGCCGCCGCCGACCCGGAGGTGGCGGTCGTTGTGCTGACCGGCGAAGGGCGAGCGTTCAGCGCGGGTAACGACCTGAACGAGATGCACAGACGCATCACCGATCCCGCGTTCAACGAGCGGGGCAGCCACTTCACCACGATGATCGACGCGCTCGCCGACTTTCCGAAGCCGTTGATCTGCGCCGTCAACGGCGTCGGAGTCGGCATCGGCGCAACGATTCTCGGGTATTCGGATCTGGTCTTCATGTCTGCTGCTGCCCGGCTCAAGACGCCGTTCACAAGCCTGGGCGTGGCCCCGGAGGCGGCGTCCTCTTACCTGTTGCCGCGGTTGATGGGTCGGCAGAACGCCGCTTGGCTACTGATGTCGTCGGAATGGGTGGATGCGCCCGAGGCACACCGGATGGGACTGGCCTGGAAGGTATGTCCGCCGGAGGAGTTGCTGTCGGAAGCTCGCCGCCACGCCGAAGTGCTGGCATCGCGGCCCATCCCCAGCCTGATGGCGGTCAAGCAGACCATCGTGGCACCGACGCGCGACGGTATCGCCGCCGCGACCGCCCGGGAGAACGAACACTTCGCGGTGCTGATGGGCGCCGCGGCCAATGCGACCGCGCTGGCCGACTTCACCGGTAGGCGCGGGGAGAGCAGCGGAGGTTAG
- a CDS encoding TIGR03618 family F420-dependent PPOX class oxidoreductase, with protein sequence MTTLDDAVGLAAADNGLAVVSTLRGDGTIQASVVNVGKLAHPDTGAPVLGFVTYGKVKLANLRVRPQLAVTFRDGWQWATVEGSAELAGPDDLQPWLTEPDRLRLLLREVFAAAGGSHDDWAEYDRVMAEQRRTVVLVSPSRVYRNG encoded by the coding sequence ATGACGACACTCGATGACGCAGTGGGGCTGGCCGCGGCCGACAACGGGCTGGCCGTTGTGTCGACGCTCCGCGGCGACGGCACCATCCAAGCCTCGGTGGTCAACGTCGGCAAGCTGGCGCATCCGGACACCGGCGCACCGGTCCTGGGCTTCGTCACCTACGGCAAGGTCAAGCTGGCCAACCTGCGCGTGCGTCCGCAACTGGCGGTGACCTTCCGCGACGGATGGCAGTGGGCGACCGTCGAAGGCAGCGCAGAGCTCGCAGGGCCGGACGATCTTCAACCATGGCTCACCGAGCCAGACCGGTTGCGGCTGCTGCTGCGCGAGGTGTTCGCGGCCGCGGGCGGAAGCCACGACGACTGGGCGGAATACGACCGGGTGATGGCCGAACAGCGGCGCACCGTGGTGCTCGTTTCACCCTCCCGGGTTTACCGCAACGGTTAA
- a CDS encoding thiocyanate hydrolase has protein sequence MSGTTEPGIEQTAIASLEKIVERNQVWSRMAAKYGVENPVPPWKTSLDGMCDALDRAACDVDVLDFKARRDEEDALSATRYAGLPYPESQLVSLAHSLVARGIIDEDELTQRLAGIRERLEA, from the coding sequence ATGAGCGGCACAACGGAACCCGGTATCGAACAGACGGCGATCGCGTCGCTGGAGAAAATCGTCGAGCGCAATCAAGTGTGGTCGCGGATGGCCGCCAAGTACGGGGTGGAAAACCCTGTGCCGCCGTGGAAGACAAGTTTGGACGGCATGTGCGACGCGCTCGACCGGGCCGCATGCGATGTCGATGTCTTAGACTTCAAGGCGCGTCGCGACGAAGAGGACGCGTTGTCGGCGACGCGCTACGCCGGGTTGCCCTATCCGGAGAGCCAGTTGGTGTCGCTTGCGCACTCGTTGGTGGCTCGCGGAATCATCGACGAGGACGAGCTGACACAACGCCTGGCCGGCATCCGCGAGCGGTTGGAAGCCTGA
- the scnC gene encoding thiocyanate hydrolase subunit gamma, with product MTDHGHDHDHESTVAPMVDEITDFEVLEIALRELCIEKGIFTAEEHRRFTEFAEQIGPSPAAALVARAWMDSEFKKLALAEPMSASKEVGVDWMEPTGFGTPSDFTAFEILEDTPTLHNVIVCALCSCYPRPILGNSPEWYRTPNYRRRMVRWPRQVLAEFGLYLPDEISIRVQDSNQKHRFMVMPMRPEGTEDWTEEQLAEIITRDCLIGVALPRAGVTTNVITDTRPAVHPASEA from the coding sequence ATGACTGACCATGGTCACGATCACGACCATGAGAGCACCGTCGCACCGATGGTCGACGAGATCACCGACTTCGAGGTCCTCGAAATCGCGTTGCGTGAACTGTGTATCGAGAAGGGCATCTTCACCGCCGAAGAGCACCGGCGCTTCACCGAGTTCGCCGAGCAAATCGGGCCGAGCCCCGCGGCGGCCCTGGTCGCCAGGGCGTGGATGGATTCCGAATTCAAGAAGCTAGCCCTGGCAGAGCCCATGAGCGCCAGCAAGGAGGTCGGCGTCGACTGGATGGAACCAACCGGTTTCGGCACACCGAGCGACTTCACCGCATTCGAGATCCTCGAAGACACGCCGACGCTGCACAACGTGATCGTCTGCGCGTTGTGCTCCTGCTATCCCCGCCCCATCCTGGGCAATTCTCCGGAGTGGTATCGCACCCCGAACTACCGCAGGCGCATGGTCCGCTGGCCGCGTCAGGTACTGGCAGAGTTCGGGCTTTATCTGCCCGATGAGATCTCCATCCGGGTACAGGACTCCAACCAGAAACACCGGTTCATGGTGATGCCCATGCGCCCCGAGGGCACCGAGGACTGGACCGAGGAACAGCTCGCCGAAATCATCACCCGCGACTGCCTCATCGGAGTCGCACTGCCCAGGGCAGGCGTCACGACGAACGTCATCACCGACACCCGTCCCGCCGTACACCCTGCCTCCGAAGCATGA